The DNA sequence TTAATGGCCGCGCCCGCTAATGTCGAATTGCGGTTATCCAACATACGCTGGTAATGACATAATAGCTTACGAACATAGGCGCGCTTGGTATCCGTCATTTCTTTCCATAAACCGTCTCCAATAGTAGACACTGGCACACACTCAGTAAGAGCACCCTCTCCAATAGAAGAGCGACGACTGTCATAACGCACCCAAAAATGCTCGTGACTAAACTTTTTCTCGGTGACAAAGGCTTCATCAATCAAACAAAAAGGTCTGCTACGCAGAAATTCGCGCAACTCAAACGTTTGGCAATTCGGGCTCAACATAAAATCAAGGGCCACCTCACCGCCTAAACGAGTCAAAACACCCTCAAGCATTGTTATCAAACTGTTGCCGCCAACGCCGGCAATAATGATCAAAGTGCGCTTCTGCGGTACGACCTCTAACGCCTCCAACTCACGGACATCCGCTGTTATAAAACTCAATCGACCATCATCTAAATAACCAAAATCCTCCACTACCTGATCGATGATGGCAGCAACTTTATCAACAAGGTATACATATGCATTCAAATGCTTTTTATGTAAATGCAAACCTAATCGACCGTGGTCACAACATAAATCCCAAATAGTGTCATACGGCTGAGCAGAATCGACCCACCGAAATATGTGATCTAAGCGTTCACCTAGACGCCGAACGATTTTCTGTGTCATAACTATTTTTAGTTTAGGGAGCCTCTGGTTAAGCGTAAGGGTCTCTGAGGGTTGCAGCTTTTAGCCTGTAAAGGCTGCTCACCAAGCGGGCCAATAACTTAAATGACCGTAGGTTAG is a window from the Teredinibacter franksiae genome containing:
- a CDS encoding tRNA (adenine(22)-N(1))-methyltransferase TrmK, coding for MTQKIVRRLGERLDHIFRWVDSAQPYDTIWDLCCDHGRLGLHLHKKHLNAYVYLVDKVAAIIDQVVEDFGYLDDGRLSFITADVRELEALEVVPQKRTLIIIAGVGGNSLITMLEGVLTRLGGEVALDFMLSPNCQTFELREFLRSRPFCLIDEAFVTEKKFSHEHFWVRYDSRRSSIGEGALTECVPVSTIGDGLWKEMTDTKRAYVRKLLCHYQRMLDNRNSTLAGAAIKAYTRLL